The window aatTCTTCTTAGTATGCAtgagtgcagttctacaccactccTAACGACAATGGTCCTTCATAATGCGGAGCCTTTTCTCTTGGTTCAACATTGTTGGTCTTTGTTGGCATGGTATGTGTTACTGCGTGGCAAAGGGATACACCCAGTTAAATACTGAAGGAGGCTGCTGTGTGTACTAGACAGTCCTGCCTCACCCGTGCCCatcccacatacagtatgtcatgtcCCAACACCTCCATGTGATAGTTTGGCTGTATCTGTCAACGTCTTGACAACAACACGGCATGGACTACACACAGAAACCTACgtgatcattttaatattttgaagttGTCATCTATTTACAATTGCTCATTCTTCTGAACGAGAAGGTGTCTTCAAATTATTGACCAGTACAGTAAAGTTCACCACCATTTTTAATACTTGGATGGAGGGCTTTGCCGTCAATGAAGCCCATGGGCAGCATCGTATTCTGATGAGGGATGTCCcggtccacattttttggcttctgatccaattttattttatttttttatagtcttgccactCCGATCTTTTgttaagcttttgttacaaggATTAATTTTGTAGAagtgaatatggttatgaaaataggtcttttaaagcattaaaaataatgcaaccaaagtcttgctgaattaactttttttattacacagcatgaccaacaatattgtttggtttttgtAAACCCAGTTCCCTAATCTGATAAAAgagccaataaaagtccatccaataaaagatgaaattgggaaaaaattgggcgtgcaaaatacttttagtggGGTATACTTTTAGTAATACTTTTacttgtggggtttttttttggggggggggagattGATACTCGCTGGGTGCGAAAACAAATGTGcccctcctcttttttttttcagaacctgcacgtcgacaatgggcattgtaaaatggtcctcacattataaaatgttacttacattaaagcggtaaaacacaacatggtgacacacacacacacacacacacacacacacacacacacacacagctgtacTGCTAAACTAAGATAAACCCGGTAGCTTCCAATCATGGTCCGTAACAGAGGAGCtacagagccgaatatccaacgtcacCACGGTCATGTCTACACTGTGGTGTTGGCGTTTTCTTCTTGCGAGTGGTGGgagttgagtggcaaccagctttgaggcgcattgctgcacctaccatgttggagtgtggctcagagttaagaacgttatacggcaactgGAACGGTCCGATCTTGTGGCGCAAGCAGATATTCTCCGATCTTCAAACTGCAGTGGATCgacagccgatcccgatcctgaagatcggatcgagACATCCCTAAATCTGACTCTTTCAAATTATAGTTGTATGTACAATTATGTGAGCTGTCCAGATATTGTTGAGCAGGTAATAATGGAGGTGCATCTGTGTGTCTATTCTCTGTACTGAGTATGTCATAAGAACATTCACACTGTGCCGACTGTGTTTtctgatgttttccttttttcattCTGACAGTTGACATCGCAATCCCCCTGCCTGCTGCTATCATGTCAGACCTCAGAGAAGACGGCGAATTGGTCACAGATCACGCCGCTGACTTCTCCCTGATGAGCAACCGCCTTGACTCATTCCATGGCTCCAGTGTGGCCAAGCAGGTGCCAGCAGAGCGCCTGGCCCGAGCCGGCTTCTACTTCACTGGCCACGCCGACCGTGTCCGCTGTTTCAGCTGTAAGACGACTGTGGAAAACTGGTGCAGGGGAGATACACCTGTAGAGAGGCATAAGGAGGTATATGTAACAAAATTGTGACAcacagcagtgtttcccatacattctgtttatttgtggcagcccacTACAAATGCATTTGGACAGCCACAGACAGATTTGGTGCTCGCTCTCACGCCCGTATgcctcgccgctatccaggcagcaacccacaagccccagcaaggaaccagtccccaaaactcggccggaggtacactagtacaccggctcgcTCCGTACAACGACTCGCACAGGAAACAtcgtgaatgtttttttaaattgcccgAGCATGTTATGAGGCGCTCACACTTTTGTCTTCTGCTGCACCCGTAAGTCATTAAGTTCATGTCGTGTTGTTGAATGAGGGTTACAAACATAAAGTAGTGTCACACATTTGTTATGACAAACCAATAAGTTCTGTTTTACCCATCCATGCACAAACGCATTTGACGTGTTGTTGTTGAAAGTCTCCACTCTGGCCGGAGTTTTGCGTCATGaccagttatgcaaattagatcaAGTTCTCAAGTGCCCAGCCCCCGGGCAACTCACCACCATAGATAGGTTGCAGTCATGTGCGAAACACTGCACATTCCTTTTCAGTATATGCTTCAATGTATTTTCTCTGTCTTATAGGTTTCTCCATCATGCAAGTTCCTCAGCTGTACTCATCGCACTGATTTCAGCCGGAGTTGTGATAGCACATCGAGGTACAACGAAGAAGCAGAAGACATGGAATATCGTTTGAGGACGGGAGAGGTGGTTGACGAGTCCACCTACCCGATGGTCCCTCACATGAGGAGGGAGGAGGCCAGGCGCCAGACCTTCTCATCTTGGCCGGCGACCTCTCCCGTGACACCCAGAGACCTGGCTGAAGCAGGCCTCTACTACTTGGGCAATGGCGACCGGGTGCAGTGTTTTTGCTGTGGTGGCATGCTCGGTGGCTGGGAAACGGGGGACACAGCCTGGGGAGAACACACCAAACATTTTCCGTACTGCTTTTTCATCCTTGGCCATGACGTTGGGAACGTCCCATCCCAGGGGGGTATGGCAGAGGATAACAGCAGTGGTAGTAGACCACAAAGGATCACTCATGTACCCATGGGGAGTTTTGAATTGAGGCTGTGTAGCTTTGCAGGGATCCAGCACCCAATAGATCATGCAAGGCTGGCAAGAGCTGGTTTCTACAGCACAGGTAGGTCAATGTATTACATTTTCATATCATAGTATTATGAATGAGTGCCTAAATTTTCttatatggtgtgtgtgtgcagggacAGGAGacagtgtgttgtgttttcgaTGTGGTGGAGGGTTAAAAGGCTGGCAGCCTGATGAAGACCCGTGGGAAGAACACGCCAAAAACTATCCTGGGTAAGAGCAACATTAATAATCTCAACACGTAagcatttgttttttccttggagttaaaattcatattttttttaatccagatGCAGTTTCTTGTTAGCAGAAAAAGGACAAGAATTTGTCAACAGCATCCAGCTGCAAGACCCTCAACGAAACAAAGCTGTAAGACAACAGTACACTTTTTGGCACTTTTTGTAAATCCTGTCAAATATACAGTCAACATCAAATATTGAATGCTGAAAAGGTTGTGCGATTATACtacggtaatccctcaccactttgcgcttcgaatttcgtggctttAGTTTCACTTTTTCCTAAATCATCATTCTTTGgtagttgaatacggcctattactactcacaaaaaaattattttgcctaaattaagcattttaaaaatggctaaatgagctaataTAAGGAATATAGAAAGGAATATAGAATATAggaatatagaaatatatacatAGAAGGAATGTAGAAGACCCACTCAAAGACTTTGATtagtagtattctgcactggtcagtaagtgtcagtaatgttacattgatgggacAATAACCACAGTAGGAACTGTACAGAAActgattgattcattgattagaacatttcatttcactccagtatacatccatccattttctatacagcttctCCTCTTTCACATATCACAattcataattccacatgttcaaaaggagtaggaagaaggaatcctaccccctctttgtttGACATCAATTGCTCATACAGTTGTTTTCCCATTCAACATGTTCCATGTGTCAGCTCAAAATAACTCAAGAAAAAGATTAGGAATTATTACAATGAAGTTTAGGTTTGTAAATCTGTATGGACAAATTGCTGCAAATTGCATAAAGTGGAAGAAcaaggaacaacaacaaggaactgtcccaatgctaacatgtgagagtctatatcacggtcaggtctggaaccaagtgaCCTCAATAAACGAGGCATCACTGTATTTCATGAATATTAATAGAAGAGGTTCATCTTAATAAATTAGAATAGCTTTGAAGAGTTAActtatttcagtagttcaatGCAATAGGAGAAACTTTTATATTCGATAGATTCATGACCCAGAATAAAATATAGCAAGAATATATTTATGTAAGTTCCTAATAATTTTGATAATTATAGCTTAAAGCGAATAAAAACTGTTGCACTTCGATATTGTATGTTCTTGTTGACCTGGTGATTAATTAGGTGTGAGTGGAGTTAGCACGCTGGTGTGCTCACAggtaattataaataaatagctACAGCTTGTTGCTGATGTGTGTACAGGCCAAACGTGATGCTGTGTGCACTGCTTTTTGTCTTCCGTCCTCCGCCGTTTCCAAATCTTTTTAACGTGACCGCACCAACAGGTTATGGGCCCAGTCAAGAGTTTGGGAGCTGAAGGAACCGGTTATATTTTGACGGCGATGAAAATCATTTTGAGCTCTGGGAAACAACATTTTTGGCGTATCTGCTAGAATTAAACGGCGAGGACGATGATGGTGTGGAGGAAGGCAGCCACAAAAATGAAGAGGCGTATGCCGTCCTGATTCAGCTGTTGGATGATAAAAGTTTAGCCCTCGTGATGAGAGATGCCGCATATGATTGCAGAAAGGCACTGCAGATCTTGAGAGACCATTACGCTGGTAAGCCACGTGTAATAAGTTTATACTTGGAATTGACATCTCTTCAGAAAGGTGTCACGGATTACATAATACGCGCAGAGACGGCCATCACAGCACTGTGAAATGTGGGAGAGACTTGGATTGACTTCTTGTTGATTGCAATGATATTAAAAGGGCCTCCCTGATTTATTTAAACCATTCTCTGTTCACGTTACACAGAGTGATGAAAAGTTGACATTTGCACAGTTTAAGACAAAGCTGAGGAGCTACGAGAGCACTGAGAAGTTTGGTGCTTTTGGCTCAGCAGAGGACAGTGTGATGAAAGTAAAAGGAAGAGACAATTGGAACGTCAAACAAGTTGTGGAGTGCACATGAGCCGCTGGTGAGCGCAGAGAGAGTggtgtaatttttgtaaaagagCCACGCATAAAGACACACACTGTCGGCGGAGAAAGCGGAATAAAGTGAAGCAAGCGATGGATGACGAGGACCACACGTTCGCATTCAAAGTGGAGCAGGTGGACGACGCTCCTGTCAGTGGAATGAAGGTGAAGGACCTCATGGTTGACTCGGGAGCAACGAAGCACATGGTCACAGACATTGGACAATTTGAGGATTTTGACCTAGGTTTTAAACCCCAAAGTCATATATTGGAGCTGGCTGATGGAGTGAGGGTGAGGGGCTTAGCGCAGAAGGGCACTGCCAAAGTACGCCTGAGAGAGAGCAAAGGCCGTAATGTGGATATGATCCTGAAGGAGGCGCTATACGTCCCATTTTCTCAGgacatacagacctgatcaaaatcttaagaccagttgaaaaattgctagaatttgcattttgcacatttggatcttaatgaggttttaagtagagctacaatatggaaaagcaagaagggggagtgagccaaaaaacatttggaacttttaatttaaacaaaaaaagaaatgaaataggttgttttatCACCTtatgaaaagtttaagaccacaggctataaaagccaaaatctgctcaaaactttcattttctgtcaggcattcacactgtcatgccctcctgatggctaaagctcagaagctttctctttttggcctctcgcagcgtgccattgctgctgagtttgGCCACAGTAAGACAATCATTCTAAATTGTTTGaaaaatcctgagcattatggaacaataagtcaagcggtagacccaaaaaaaatcacacctgcgctgagccgattggctgtccgtcaagacacagggccgtcttcgacccaaattaagtcccttactggtgccaactgcagcgcaataaccatcagacagcatctgcgggaaaagggtttaaaaaacaaattcaaagacctccaCTCCTTCAATgtcacaaaactgcctgtttagactttgccagggagcatcaaacatgggacattgaaaggcggaaaaaagttttattctcggatgagaaaaaatgtaaccttgacggtccagatggcttccaacgttactgacatgacaaggagatcccacctgagatgttttctacccggcacagtgaagggggatccatcatgatctggggtgctttttcattcggttgaacactggagcttcaggtagtgcggggtcgtcaaacggcggatgctgacatgcagatgttgcagcaggcatccctcatgactaagggccctcgtctgtgtggtaacagctgggtttttcaacaggacaacgccgcagttcacaatgcttgcttgaccaaggacttcttcagggagaataacatcgttcttttggaccatcctgcatgtcccCCTCATTTAAATCTACCCGGggaggtttataaaaatggccatcagttccagacagttgatgccctttgtgaagccatcttcaccacttggagcaatgttcccactagcctcctggaaacactctcatcaagcatgcccaaaccagtgTTTGAGGTGATTCacaagaatggtggagctactccttatgttctggtttggagagtttttttgttattttttttgagtgatggtcaaaacttttgatcagctgataaacagcctatttcagtttaattgttgttttctgtaaattactttttccaagtgctttttgtctcactcccccttcttgcttttgcatattgtagatGGTTTCAGATATGCATTAGCGTTTACAGATGAGAGTAATGGTGTTAAAGCCACAGAGAGGTTCATCTCTGGTGTTGCACCTTATGGAAAAATTAAATGTATGTGATCAGATAAgtttaaatcaaatttatttCAATCatagctctgcaaaaatgccattAGATATGACACCTCAGCTCCTTATTCGTCGAATGGGACAATTGAGAGAGCTTGGAGGACCTTGTTTGGCAAGACAATTGAAAGCAAATTACCAAAAATAGTTTTGGACATATGCAGTACAAGCTGTGGCTATTATTAGAAATAGATGCTACAACAGACATATGGGGACAAACACCATATTACCCGTTAACTGGAAAAAGGCCTGAAAATGAGATTATTTGGGTCGGAGTGTTAtagtgttatatatatatatatatatatatatatatacagactgtcacaaaagtgagtacacccctcacatttctgcaaatattttattatatcttttcatgggacaacactgaagaaatgaaactttgctacaatgtgaagtagtcagtgtacagcttgtataacagtgtaaatttactgtcccctcaaaataactcaatacacagaccttaatgtctaaactgcaggcaacaaaagtgaatacacccctaagtgaaaatgtccaaattgggcccaattagccagtttctttccccagtgtcatgtgacccattagtgttacaaggtctcaggtgtgaatggggagcaggtgtgttaaatttggttttatcactctcacactctctcatactggtcactggaagtttaacatggcacctcatggcaaagaactctctgaggatctgaaaaaaagaattgttgcgctacacaaagatggcttaggctataagaagattgccaaccATAGCCATtatcagtggacaaaaaaaagtgaagctcaaattcaagccattcaaacgaaaggatgccaacatcacaCTGAAataagatatgtaggatgatgacttatctatttatcagtgctcatgtcaaacttgatcaaaatgtgacacatttttgacccagaattactataaaatgaattaaccaactaatcatgttcaatattttaagttaattaaaaaaaaagggttttatgttttttaagtgtgcaggattagggggtacatggcttcaggtcaaacgtCTGAAGGGGTACCCGACGGTAAAAAGTTAATCAAAATCAGAACAATGGGCTCAAGCCATGAAGAGAAATGGATTCTCTGATAGAGAACAATACTTTTATATTGACATTACCTGAAGGTAAACAAGCAGTGGGAGGCACAATTAAAGGCAATCCTGTAGAGACAATATATAAGGCCAGGTATGTGGCAAAAGGTTATAGTCAAGTGGCTGGCATCGATTAGAACAAGACTTTTTCTCTGACTGCCGATATGACCTCTGTAAATGTTTTAATGCAGCTCGCTGCTCAGTATGTTTTAGAACTACATGTAATGGATGTTTAAACTGCATATCTGCACGCCCCTATAGATTGTGACGTTTACGTGGGCCTGAAGGGTTTGAGGTAGAATCAAAAACGGGAAAATTAGTGTGTAAGCTTATAAGTCACTCTATGGTTTGAAACAGGATGAAACTGGAATAAAATGCTGCGTGATTTCCTTATTGAAAACGGGTTTGTTCAAAATCCAGCTGACTGTTGTGTTTACATTAAACCGAACCAAGGAACCAAGGAAAATATTCTGTTGATCATATGGGTTGACTATCGTCTTATTGCAGTGATGGTCAAACACTTAAAAACATGAAGGAAATGTTGGGAGGTAAATTCAAAATTAAAGATCTTGGAAAACATAGACATTTCCTGGGCATCAATTTTGTACAGAAGGAAGGTGAAGTAAAAATgagtttgaaaaactgcattgcaAAAATTCTGGTGAGGTTTGACATGACTCAAATTGAGGGCAACACCGTGTGAAATCAAAATGAAATTTGACGTTGAAGGTGAACCTGCTGATTCAAAAAGGTATCGCAAAGTAGTTGGTAGTTTCATTTATGTAATGATGTGTACACGACCAGATTTAAGCTTTATTGTGAGCAAATTGTTACATCTATCTGAACCAAAAGAACAATATTGAGTAGCAGGACATATTTAAAAGGTACTGTGAACCTGGAattacattacaagaaaaatgtcaacCTGAAACTTGTGGCATATGGTGATGCAGACTGGGCAGCAGACCAGAATGACAGGAGAAGTGTTACTAGTTactgtttgtctttgtgtgAGAGTGGGCCCTTTATTTCCTGGAAGTGTAAGAAACAATCTACATTGGCTTTATCCACTTGTGAAGCTGAATACATGGCTTTATCAACGACTGCACAGGAAAGACTGTACTCGGTGAATTTATTAAATGAACTGGACAGTGCTCCAGTGACTATTTTTGAGGACAATCGGGGTGCTATTGCACTTTCAAAACATCCTGTGTGTCGTCAAAGATGTAAGCACATTGATATCAGATATCATTTTGTCCGATATGTGCTGAGTGATGGAAAAATAACTCTTCATTGCTGTCCGACTGTGGATGTGGTAGCTGATATTTTAACTAAGTCTAACAAAAATGAGAATGGACAAAtttgtgtgtttcatttttGGTATGTAAATGGGTAACTATATAATACGGAGAGAAAACACATGTTATTGTTTGTACATTTGCCTGATATTCTCATTCTCATGCATTATAATTGGGACGTGTTAGGCTGCTCGTGATCTACGTCAAGCTTAGTGAAAGGATTCAAGCACAGGACAGATCCATTTTAAATGTGTGCAATTGTTTTGGCCTCTGTTTTTAACTATGAATACATGTGCTTTCAGACATCAAGTCATCAGAATGGATTCACAGCagacaaaaatggtaaaatgcaTTTCTGGAGTATTTCGTTACCTGCATTTAAAACCTCTTTTAGGCAACATGATCATCACAATACAAATGAATGGGAATGATAGAGTAACacatatctatatctatatacatatataaatatgtctGACAATTTCAACAATGTAAGAAtatgaacaacaaaaacatcataGAGAAccgaaaaaaaatcatcttatCATGCTAGTATTGATTCAATACTGATACTATATGCTCTGTAGCGATACCATTGCTAATTTGGATCTATCCGCTCACCCCCTGCTCCGTGCATAGTCAGACTCTATTTAGCAGTGATGTGATTGTATGGTTAGATCATACAGATCAGatcagaaatgttttttgttggtcATATTACACCATTGGCAGTACATTGGAAACTCGGTTGGCGTGTTTGCcggttaatgttgaaaatgcACGGCAAAATGTAGCCTCCGTTTGTTTGCATTTTCCGGTTAGGGtacaacaggggtcaccaacctggtgACACATGAGGTGCCCCCAGgcatgcttttcattcaggtgttcagttaataatgtgagaacactagaaagaaatgtattcttcataaaatgtgagtt of the Dunckerocampus dactyliophorus isolate RoL2022-P2 chromosome 11, RoL_Ddac_1.1, whole genome shotgun sequence genome contains:
- the xiap gene encoding E3 ubiquitin-protein ligase XIAP, which translates into the protein MSDLREDGELVTDHAADFSLMSNRLDSFHGSSVAKQVPAERLARAGFYFTGHADRVRCFSCKTTVENWCRGDTPVERHKEVSPSCKFLSCTHRTDFSRSCDSTSRYNEEAEDMEYRLRTGEVVDESTYPMVPHMRREEARRQTFSSWPATSPVTPRDLAEAGLYYLGNGDRVQCFCCGGMLGGWETGDTAWGEHTKHFPYCFFILGHDVGNVPSQGGMAEDNSSGSRPQRITHVPMGSFELRLCSFAGIQHPIDHARLARAGFYSTGTGDSVLCFRCGGGLKGWQPDEDPWEEHAKNYPGCSFLLAEKGQEFVNSIQLQDPQRNKATSSHQNGFTADKNDEDPLETLRKLQREKQCKVCMDTDTCIVFIPCGHLATCEECSQALVKCPICCGAITQKVKTYIA